AAGTTCAAAATTGACGACAACGTTACGAATAAACGCGCCTGCGTTTAAAAATCCTTCTTTAAAATGACTAGCGTATGAACCATTTGTCGTTTCCAAATGGATGTATACGTCTTTATTTGCAAAGGATGAAATAACTTCCTGTACATGTTCCGTTTTTACAATGTCCATGCAAAATCCTCCTAATAGAATAGCAATTATACTTTAGTATATCCATGTGGGCTTGGTTTTGCGATTCGTCTGCTTGAATGGATGAATTAGTATATGCAAAAAAACGGTTGAAGATTTCTCCAACCGTTCTAGACGCTTTACATTAAACTTCAGTCAACGTAACTTCAGGGGCACCGAATTTATTTTTTGCGCCGTGGTAGACGGGGCCAACGAAATCATTCAGTTGCCAACCGTTGGCAATCGCTGCTGTGACGAATTTCTTGGCTTCGCCGACAGCATCTTTGACATCAAGGCCATTTGCAAGGTTTGCTGTAATTGCAGCTGCAACTGTGCAGCCTGCGCCGTGGTTATAATGGTTTTCGCTTTTTTCTGCTTCATATAGCGTGAAAGCCTGTCCATCATATAATAAATCAGCAGCAGTATCAGATTTTAACCCTTTGCCGCCTTTAATGAATACATTTTTGGCACCATGTGCGTGAATTTTCTTCGCAGCTTCTTTCATTTCATCCAAAGATTTCGGCGTTCCTGTACCTGCCAGTTGACCCGCTTCGAATAAATTAGGGGTTACAACAAGTGCACGAGGTAAGAGGTGCTCGATCATCGCATCAACCGTTCCTGGATTGAGGACTTCATCTTCCCCTTTACAAACCATCACTGGGTCAATCACGACCGTTGAAAGTTCTGATTCTCGGATGGCATTACCCGCCGTTGCAATTACTTCTTCAGTGCTCAACATGCCTGTTTTAATCGCGTCGATGCCAGTTGAAACAGCTGTTTTAATTTGAGATTTTAAGACGTCTATCGGAAGTGAATAAACACTGTGGCTCCAAGTTGCCGGATCCATCGTAACAACAACTGTTAACGCAGTCATGCCGTACGTGCCATGTTCTTGGAAAGTTTTCAGGTCAGCTTGAATGCCTGCGCCGCCTGATGTGTCTGAACCAGCAATTGTTAAGATTTTCTTTAATGTCATGAAGAAAACTCCTTTGTTTAATTTGGCTTCAATTTATCATACAACCTACTTCTAAGATATCATAAGTTA
This window of the Sporosarcina pasteurii genome carries:
- the thiD gene encoding bifunctional hydroxymethylpyrimidine kinase/phosphomethylpyrimidine kinase, which translates into the protein MTLKKILTIAGSDTSGGAGIQADLKTFQEHGTYGMTALTVVVTMDPATWSHSVYSLPIDVLKSQIKTAVSTGIDAIKTGMLSTEEVIATAGNAIRESELSTVVIDPVMVCKGEDEVLNPGTVDAMIEHLLPRALVVTPNLFEAGQLAGTGTPKSLDEMKEAAKKIHAHGAKNVFIKGGKGLKSDTAADLLYDGQAFTLYEAEKSENHYNHGAGCTVAAAITANLANGLDVKDAVGEAKKFVTAAIANGWQLNDFVGPVYHGAKNKFGAPEVTLTEV